From Paraflavitalea devenefica, the proteins below share one genomic window:
- a CDS encoding GH39 family glycosyl hydrolase — translation MKHLIRVAFLLAITFLSVQMDAQNIPVTIQVDLSKTTGDMKPVWAWFGYDEPNYTYMKDGKKLLSELAALSPVPVYVRAHNLLTTGDGVAALKWGSTNAYTEDAQGNPIYNWRIVDSIFDTYVQRGMKPLAQIGFMPEALSSKPQPYRHYWKPGNPYGEIFTGWAYPPNNYVKWGNLVYEWVKHCVARYGKKEVESWYWEVWNEPNIGYFKGKVQDYCKMYDYAADGLRRALPSARIGGPHSTGPSWDVAEKFLRTFLKHCESDTNYATGKIGAPLDFIAFHAKGAPRVVEGHVRMGIANQLRDISKGFDIVASTPAFKHLPIVIGESDPEGCAACGMATNPENAYRNGTMYSSYTAASFARKYLLADHYGVNFLGAVSWSFEFEDQPWFYGFRDLATNGVDKPVLNIFRMFGMMKGKRVAVASDRMYPLLTIRDSGVRKVTTDIGGLAAKDKKMATVMVWNYHDDDLEGQPENVEVRIDGLPAKKVKLTQYAVDKQHSNSYEVWKQMGSPQQPTPEQISQLEKAGQLDQTGTSSERVQDGKLTVNVSLQRQGVVLLKLEW, via the coding sequence ATGAAACACCTTATCAGGGTGGCGTTTTTGCTGGCCATTACCTTCCTCTCCGTGCAAATGGATGCACAAAATATTCCTGTTACCATCCAGGTTGATCTTTCCAAAACTACCGGTGATATGAAGCCCGTATGGGCATGGTTTGGCTATGATGAGCCCAATTATACTTACATGAAAGATGGGAAGAAACTATTATCGGAGCTGGCAGCGCTCAGCCCGGTGCCTGTATACGTACGGGCGCATAACCTGCTCACCACAGGCGATGGCGTGGCTGCTTTGAAATGGGGCTCCACCAATGCCTATACAGAAGATGCACAGGGCAATCCCATTTATAACTGGCGTATTGTAGACAGTATCTTTGATACTTATGTGCAGCGGGGCATGAAGCCCCTGGCGCAGATCGGTTTTATGCCGGAAGCGCTCTCTTCCAAACCGCAGCCTTATCGTCATTACTGGAAACCGGGAAATCCTTATGGTGAAATTTTCACAGGCTGGGCCTATCCTCCCAACAACTATGTAAAGTGGGGAAACCTGGTATATGAATGGGTAAAGCATTGTGTGGCACGGTACGGTAAAAAAGAAGTGGAAAGCTGGTATTGGGAAGTGTGGAATGAACCCAATATCGGTTACTTCAAGGGGAAGGTGCAGGACTATTGCAAGATGTATGATTATGCAGCCGATGGGCTGAGGCGGGCGCTTCCCTCCGCGCGGATTGGCGGTCCTCATTCTACAGGCCCCTCCTGGGATGTGGCGGAAAAGTTCCTGCGTACGTTTCTCAAACATTGTGAAAGCGATACCAACTATGCCACCGGCAAAATTGGCGCCCCCCTCGATTTTATTGCCTTCCATGCCAAGGGCGCGCCGAGGGTAGTGGAAGGACATGTGCGCATGGGTATTGCCAATCAATTGAGGGATATCAGCAAGGGTTTTGATATTGTCGCTTCTACACCTGCTTTCAAACACCTGCCCATTGTGATTGGTGAATCTGATCCTGAAGGCTGTGCTGCCTGTGGCATGGCCACCAATCCGGAGAATGCTTACCGCAATGGCACTATGTATTCTTCTTATACGGCTGCTTCCTTTGCCCGCAAATATTTACTGGCCGATCATTATGGCGTCAACTTCCTTGGCGCGGTATCCTGGTCTTTTGAGTTTGAGGACCAACCCTGGTTCTATGGTTTCAGGGACCTGGCTACGAATGGGGTGGATAAACCGGTGCTGAACATCTTCAGGATGTTTGGCATGATGAAAGGCAAGCGGGTGGCAGTGGCCAGTGATCGTATGTATCCTTTATTGACCATCCGTGATTCGGGAGTACGCAAAGTGACGACCGATATTGGCGGACTGGCTGCCAAAGATAAAAAGATGGCTACCGTGATGGTGTGGAATTACCATGATGATGACCTGGAAGGGCAGCCGGAGAATGTAGAAGTAAGAATTGACGGCCTGCCTGCTAAAAAAGTAAAGCTCACACAATATGCAGTAGACAAACAACACAGCAATTCTTATGAAGTGTGGAAGCAGATGGGATCCCCACAGCAGCCCACGCCTGAGCAGATCAGCCAGTTGGAAAAGGCAGGACAGTTGGACCAAACCGGCACTTCTTCCGAAAGGGTACAGGATGGCAAACTCACCGTGAATGTAAGCCTGCAACGGCAGGGCGTGGTATTACTGAAACTAGAATGGTAA
- a CDS encoding M61 family metallopeptidase — MQYTIRKTSILICLLLTGTLVMSQQLSFTVSMEQPASHYFHVELHCAKVKGAATDFKMPVWTPGYYQRMDYAQNVENFKVKSPAGDTLVWEKNTGNNWHITHPKQSTFTISYDVKTTRLFVGTPYIDEERAFLLPAGVFVHPAGKINLPVTVQIKPWSGWRNVATGLDSIAGKLFTYTAPDFDILYDCPFLIGNLEELPSFPVRGITHRFIGYKPGVANAPAFTSDLQKIVTTASDIIGDIPYKHYTFISIGPRGMGGIEHLNNTTISFGGNALEDPKGRIRALNFIAHEYFHHYNVKRIRPIELGPFDYDKGSRTNLLWVSEGLTVYYEYLILKRAGISTEEDMLSSFRNNIMAFQTQPGRLYQSLQQASYNTWSDGPFGRRDEKENKTISYYDKGPVVGLLFDFAIRHNTGNKKSLDDVMRTLYREYYQKKKRGFTEEELRKVIEQTAGGPLNELFDYIYTTKELDYNKYLGYAGLTIDNSGQAPTYKITRIANPDGLQQEILESWLGK; from the coding sequence ATGCAGTATACCATCCGTAAAACCAGTATCCTTATCTGCCTGCTGCTAACAGGAACGCTCGTAATGTCCCAGCAGCTCAGCTTCACCGTTTCCATGGAACAGCCTGCCAGCCACTATTTCCATGTGGAGCTGCACTGTGCAAAGGTGAAAGGCGCTGCTACTGATTTTAAGATGCCGGTATGGACGCCCGGTTATTACCAGCGAATGGATTATGCGCAAAACGTAGAGAACTTCAAGGTCAAATCCCCCGCCGGCGATACGCTGGTATGGGAAAAGAATACAGGCAATAACTGGCACATCACCCACCCCAAACAATCAACCTTTACCATCAGCTACGATGTAAAGACCACACGGCTGTTTGTAGGCACACCGTATATTGATGAAGAAAGAGCATTCCTCTTGCCGGCAGGGGTATTTGTACATCCTGCAGGTAAGATCAACCTCCCGGTGACCGTTCAGATCAAACCATGGAGCGGCTGGCGGAATGTAGCTACCGGACTCGATAGCATAGCGGGAAAGCTATTTACCTATACAGCACCGGATTTTGATATCCTGTATGATTGCCCTTTCCTGATCGGCAACCTCGAAGAACTGCCATCCTTCCCTGTACGGGGTATCACCCATCGCTTCATCGGATACAAACCGGGCGTAGCTAACGCACCCGCATTCACCAGCGACCTGCAAAAGATAGTCACCACCGCATCTGACATTATCGGAGATATCCCTTACAAACATTACACGTTCATTTCCATCGGCCCCAGGGGCATGGGCGGTATTGAACATTTGAACAATACCACCATCAGCTTTGGAGGAAACGCCCTCGAAGATCCCAAAGGACGCATCCGGGCGCTTAATTTCATCGCCCATGAATATTTTCATCATTACAACGTAAAACGTATTCGTCCCATAGAACTGGGGCCCTTTGATTATGACAAGGGAAGCCGTACCAACCTCCTGTGGGTATCTGAAGGGCTGACTGTTTATTATGAATACCTAATCCTGAAACGGGCAGGTATCAGTACGGAAGAAGACATGCTTAGTTCCTTCCGCAATAATATTATGGCCTTTCAAACCCAACCCGGTCGCTTGTATCAGTCGCTGCAGCAAGCCAGTTACAACACCTGGTCTGACGGTCCTTTTGGCCGCCGCGATGAGAAGGAGAACAAGACCATTTCCTATTATGATAAGGGGCCTGTCGTGGGTTTGTTGTTTGATTTTGCCATCCGGCATAATACCGGCAACAAGAAATCACTGGACGATGTGATGCGCACACTCTACCGGGAATATTACCAAAAGAAGAAAAGAGGCTTTACAGAGGAAGAGCTGCGCAAAGTGATTGAACAAACAGCCGGCGGACCACTGAATGAATTGTTTGATTATATCTATACCACCAAAGAGCTGGATTATAACAAGTACCTGGGCTATGCCGGATTAACCATTGACAACAGTGGCCAGGCACCAACTTATAAGATCACGCGGATAGCCAATCCGGATGGGTTGCAGCAAGAGATATTGGAAAGCTGGTTGGGGAAATAA
- a CDS encoding S9 family peptidase, translating into MCANKLILTSALLVTGILTVMAQPQKPVAYLPSHEEVVQRYRDAAELDSLARNSVFKTTVQAFWQPDNKGFWYRNNLKDSVQEYMYVDAVSGKKAPAFDHTQLAAALGQATGKTVSAQRLGINSLVFDNPKQLITFRHQNTWWQYDVVKQTCTSTSPADTASINAPNPRRRPRWDRDGRRDSTSPDKQWVSFIKDYNVYIRAANGSETIQFTTDGTKEKPYGQLVWSPDSKYAIGYKIDVREQKEVYYILTSQPNTMRGQLRSQRYAQPGDEFTSYEMHVFSLLSKKAVKVNTEKYDFLGSPYIRWRKDSRYFTYEKADRGHQRFRIIEVDSETGNTRNVIDEQTNTFIYEQRIFTHYLPETGEIIWSSEKDGWRHLYLVDAVKGVVKNAITTGPWVVREIDSVDEKKREIWFRASGIQAGEDPYNIHFYRISFDGKKLVSLTPAAGNHTVNFSPDRKFFTDTYSAPNVPPVTNLHRTADNKLVMELEKADISAYLALGVRMPEVFVAKARDGVTDIWGVVCRPRNFDPNKRYPVIENIYAGPQDAFVPKNFMTHGEMQSMAELGFIVVQCDGMGTANRSKAFHDVCWKNLADAGLPDRILWIKALAAKYPYIDDSRVGVYGTSAGGQNSAGALLFHPEFYKAAVSACGCHDNRVDKQWWNEQWMGYPIGKHYEEQSNITNAHKLQGKLLLIVGEADTNVPPESTYRLADALIKSNKMFDFLTVPGMGHSDGGPYGRKKKRDFFVKQLLGVDPPDRNTGEIK; encoded by the coding sequence ATGTGTGCAAATAAACTCATACTCACCTCCGCGCTGCTGGTGACAGGTATACTGACGGTGATGGCTCAACCCCAAAAGCCTGTTGCCTACCTGCCTTCCCATGAAGAGGTCGTTCAACGTTACCGTGATGCGGCCGAACTGGACAGCCTGGCCCGCAACAGTGTTTTCAAAACAACGGTACAGGCTTTCTGGCAGCCCGATAATAAAGGTTTCTGGTACCGGAATAACCTCAAAGACAGTGTGCAGGAATATATGTATGTAGATGCCGTAAGCGGCAAAAAAGCACCTGCCTTTGATCATACCCAACTGGCTGCTGCCCTTGGCCAGGCCACAGGCAAAACGGTAAGCGCCCAGCGGCTTGGTATCAATTCCCTGGTATTCGATAACCCTAAGCAACTAATCACCTTCCGGCACCAAAACACCTGGTGGCAATATGATGTGGTGAAACAAACCTGCACCAGTACATCGCCTGCCGATACAGCGTCTATCAATGCTCCCAATCCCCGCCGGCGTCCGCGCTGGGACCGGGATGGCAGAAGGGACAGCACATCACCCGACAAGCAATGGGTGTCTTTCATCAAAGATTACAATGTGTATATCCGGGCCGCCAATGGCAGTGAAACCATCCAGTTCACGACTGATGGCACCAAAGAAAAACCTTATGGCCAGTTGGTATGGTCGCCCGACAGTAAATATGCCATCGGGTATAAGATTGATGTGCGTGAACAAAAGGAAGTATATTATATCCTTACTTCCCAGCCCAATACCATGCGGGGACAACTGCGCTCGCAACGTTATGCGCAGCCCGGCGATGAATTTACCAGTTATGAAATGCATGTATTCAGCCTCCTCAGTAAAAAAGCAGTGAAGGTGAATACAGAAAAGTATGATTTCCTCGGATCGCCGTATATACGCTGGCGAAAAGATAGCCGCTATTTTACGTATGAAAAAGCGGACCGCGGCCACCAGCGCTTCCGGATCATTGAAGTGGACAGTGAGACCGGTAATACGCGCAATGTTATTGACGAACAAACCAATACTTTCATTTATGAACAACGCATTTTTACCCACTACCTGCCGGAGACCGGTGAGATCATCTGGAGCAGTGAGAAAGACGGATGGCGGCACCTGTACCTGGTAGATGCTGTAAAAGGCGTTGTAAAGAATGCCATCACTACCGGCCCCTGGGTGGTGCGTGAAATTGACAGCGTGGATGAAAAGAAACGGGAGATATGGTTCCGCGCCAGCGGCATACAGGCAGGTGAAGACCCTTACAATATCCATTTTTACCGCATCAGTTTTGATGGCAAAAAGCTGGTATCGCTTACGCCGGCCGCCGGCAATCATACCGTTAACTTTTCTCCCGACAGGAAGTTCTTTACCGATACTTACTCAGCCCCCAACGTGCCACCCGTCACCAACCTGCACCGCACAGCCGATAACAAGCTGGTCATGGAACTGGAAAAAGCAGACATCTCCGCTTACCTCGCGCTGGGTGTGCGGATGCCGGAAGTGTTTGTAGCCAAAGCCAGGGATGGCGTTACCGATATATGGGGTGTAGTATGCAGGCCGCGCAATTTTGATCCCAACAAACGCTATCCTGTGATTGAAAACATTTACGCTGGACCGCAGGATGCTTTTGTGCCCAAGAACTTCATGACGCATGGCGAAATGCAGAGCATGGCCGAACTGGGATTTATCGTAGTGCAATGCGATGGCATGGGTACTGCCAACCGCTCCAAAGCCTTCCATGATGTATGCTGGAAAAACCTGGCTGATGCGGGATTACCTGACCGTATTTTATGGATCAAAGCCCTGGCCGCTAAATATCCCTATATAGATGACTCACGGGTAGGCGTGTATGGTACTTCTGCCGGTGGACAAAATTCGGCCGGCGCGCTGCTCTTCCATCCTGAATTTTACAAAGCGGCCGTATCTGCCTGTGGCTGTCATGACAACCGCGTGGACAAGCAATGGTGGAATGAGCAATGGATGGGCTATCCCATTGGCAAACATTATGAAGAGCAATCCAATATCACCAATGCCCATAAATTACAAGGCAAACTGTTGCTGATTGTAGGGGAAGCAGACACCAATGTACCACCGGAATCCACGTACCGGCTGGCAGATGCCCTTATCAAATCCAACAAGATGTTTGATTTCCTGACCGTACCCGGTATGGGACATAGTGACGGCGGCCCTTACGGACGCAAGAAGAAAAGGGATTTCTTTGTTAAGCAATTATTGGGCGTTGATCCTCCTGACCGGAATACGGGAGAAATAAAATAG